A genomic stretch from Achromobacter spanius includes:
- a CDS encoding carbon-phosphorus lyase complex subunit PhnI, with translation MYVAVKGGERAILNSYRMLDAYRRGDRAVPELSLDQIREQMPLAVSRVMAEGSLYDPQLASLALKQAAGDVIEAVFLLRAYRTTLSRYGYTQPIDTGAMRLQRRISSTFKDVPGGQILGPTYDYTQRLLDFTLEAQREADALPAGGEALDSAMPRVTDLLAHDDLIDAEPVPEGDPEPFDLTRQPLDFPASRAARLQNLARADEGFLLSMGYSTQRGYGNTHPFAAEIRYGTLEVEMHIEELGFAVTVGEIEITECQMVSQFAGNADAGPKFTRGYGLTFGYGERKAMSMALVDRALKARDLGERADSPANDHEFVLYHSDNVEASGFVQHLKLPHYVDFQANLELLRRLRADGAAKKAEPHGTTQATPQAASKPTPQAAPNDLIDEAVSQ, from the coding sequence ATGTACGTAGCCGTCAAAGGGGGCGAACGCGCCATCCTGAATTCGTACCGCATGCTGGACGCCTACCGGCGCGGCGACCGCGCGGTGCCCGAACTGAGCCTGGACCAGATTCGCGAACAGATGCCGCTGGCGGTATCGCGCGTGATGGCCGAGGGCTCGCTCTACGATCCGCAACTGGCCTCGCTGGCGCTCAAGCAGGCGGCGGGCGACGTGATCGAAGCCGTGTTCCTGCTGCGCGCCTATCGCACGACCTTGTCGCGCTATGGCTACACGCAGCCGATCGACACCGGCGCCATGCGCTTGCAGCGCCGCATCTCGTCCACCTTCAAGGACGTGCCGGGCGGCCAGATTCTGGGGCCCACCTACGACTACACCCAACGCCTGCTGGACTTCACGCTGGAAGCGCAACGCGAGGCCGACGCGTTGCCCGCCGGCGGCGAGGCGCTGGACAGCGCCATGCCGCGCGTGACGGATCTGCTGGCGCACGATGATTTGATCGACGCCGAACCCGTGCCCGAAGGCGACCCCGAACCCTTCGACCTGACGCGCCAGCCGCTGGACTTTCCGGCCTCGCGCGCGGCCCGCTTGCAGAACCTGGCGCGCGCCGACGAGGGCTTTCTGTTGTCCATGGGCTATTCCACGCAGCGCGGTTACGGCAACACCCATCCGTTCGCGGCCGAGATCCGCTACGGCACGCTGGAAGTCGAGATGCACATCGAAGAGCTGGGCTTTGCCGTCACGGTGGGCGAAATCGAAATCACCGAATGCCAGATGGTGAGCCAGTTCGCGGGCAACGCTGACGCCGGCCCGAAGTTCACGCGCGGCTACGGCCTGACCTTCGGCTACGGCGAACGCAAAGCCATGTCGATGGCGCTGGTGGATCGCGCGTTGAAGGCCCGGGACCTGGGCGAACGCGCCGATTCGCCCGCCAACGACCACGAGTTCGTGCTGTATCACAGTGACAACGTCGAAGCGTCCGGTTTTGTGCAGCACTTGAAGCTGCCACATTACGTGGACTTCCAGGCGAACCTGGAACTGCTGCGCCGCTTGCGTGCGGACGGGGCTGCGAAGAAAGCCGAGCCACATGGCACAACCCAAGCCACGCCCCAAGCTGCATCGAAGCCCACCCCCCAAGCCGCTCCCAACGATCTCATCGACGAGGCTGTCTCCCAATGA
- a CDS encoding ArgE/DapE family deacylase has protein sequence MSSVATASLDQARIAEAVNQLRQYMTDTLTGFVQCRSLPGQEMSAAEFLEDALSDLGLASERIALRTEELKNLPLYSPACCPDGGRYNVLARHEPRSAGGRAVLFNGHLDVVPTGPHELWDPAPFDGELRDGWLYGRGAGDMKAGIICALAAFKALRELGVQPAGAVGFNGVLEEENTGNGTLATVSALQSAIAAAKLSAFDAVVIPEPTHERMMSAQLGVYWMYVDIVGRPAHAAYMTTGVNPVETGLRIVDAMKQLEHEWNQPENRHPAYRDHAHPINFNLGQIHAGDWNSSVPSVCTLGMRIACYPDMSIEAAKQLVESRIRAVEAALTDSDVRIDIRYEGFHAPGCEYDLDVPAMQLLADAHRRVAGELPQPTALTATTDGRHFRLLMDVPVTCYGPKVQNVHGFNECVSVDSMVRVATALALFIHDWCGVEPLQA, from the coding sequence ATGAGCAGCGTCGCAACAGCCAGCCTGGACCAGGCCCGTATCGCCGAAGCCGTCAACCAGCTCCGCCAATACATGACCGACACGCTGACCGGTTTCGTGCAGTGCCGCAGCCTGCCCGGGCAGGAGATGTCCGCCGCCGAGTTTCTGGAAGACGCGCTGTCGGACCTGGGCCTGGCGTCCGAGCGCATTGCGCTGCGTACCGAAGAGCTGAAAAACCTGCCTTTGTATTCCCCGGCATGCTGCCCGGACGGCGGCCGCTACAACGTGCTGGCGCGCCACGAGCCGCGTAGCGCGGGCGGCCGCGCCGTCCTGTTCAACGGCCACCTTGACGTGGTGCCCACGGGGCCGCATGAACTCTGGGACCCGGCGCCGTTCGACGGCGAACTGCGCGATGGCTGGTTGTATGGCCGCGGCGCGGGCGACATGAAGGCCGGCATCATCTGCGCGCTGGCCGCGTTCAAGGCGCTGCGCGAGCTGGGCGTGCAACCCGCCGGCGCGGTGGGGTTCAACGGCGTGCTTGAAGAAGAAAACACCGGCAACGGCACGCTGGCCACGGTGTCGGCGCTGCAAAGCGCCATCGCGGCGGCCAAGCTCAGTGCGTTCGACGCGGTGGTCATCCCCGAACCCACGCATGAACGCATGATGAGCGCGCAACTGGGCGTGTACTGGATGTACGTGGACATCGTGGGCCGCCCCGCGCATGCCGCCTACATGACCACGGGCGTCAACCCGGTCGAGACCGGCCTGCGCATCGTTGATGCCATGAAGCAGTTGGAACACGAATGGAACCAGCCTGAAAACCGGCACCCCGCCTATCGCGACCATGCGCATCCCATCAATTTCAACCTGGGGCAGATCCACGCGGGTGACTGGAATTCGTCGGTACCCAGCGTCTGCACGCTGGGCATGCGCATTGCCTGCTATCCGGACATGAGCATCGAAGCGGCCAAGCAATTGGTCGAGTCGCGCATCCGCGCCGTCGAAGCAGCATTGACGGACAGCGATGTCCGCATCGACATTCGCTACGAAGGCTTCCACGCGCCCGGCTGCGAGTACGACCTGGACGTGCCGGCCATGCAGTTGCTGGCCGACGCCCACCGCCGCGTGGCCGGTGAATTGCCGCAACCCACGGCGCTGACTGCCACCACCGACGGCCGCCACTTCCGGCTGTTGATGGACGTGCCGGTCACCTGCTATGGCCCCAAGGTGCAGAACGTGCATGGTTTCAACGAATGCGTGTCAGTGGACAGCATGGTGCGCGTAGCCACCGCCTTGGCGCTTTTCATCCACGACTGGTGCGGCGTTGAACCGCTGCAAGCCTGA
- a CDS encoding SMP-30/gluconolactonase/LRE family protein: MPKRELSVLASGYTYLEGLRWHEDRLWASDFYTEQVIAVDLAGKIEQICRVPEQPSGLGWLPDGRLLISSMKDRKVLRREADGTLAVHADLSALTGGPINDMVVDEQGRAYVGNFGFDLMAGEPVATTTLVRVDTDGVAQAVAEGLCFPNGSFITPDGKTLIVNETFGNRISEFDILPTGALGPRRDWANFGALPDSDDLSVLIAASTIGPDGGALDAEGALWVADAIGKRIVRLARGGQILEQIDTGEFGIFAAALGGPDGCTLFMAAAPDFIEANRRAKPEGRILMTRVDVPHAGRP; the protein is encoded by the coding sequence ATGCCGAAACGCGAACTGTCCGTGCTGGCGTCCGGATACACCTACCTGGAAGGTCTGCGGTGGCACGAAGACCGCCTGTGGGCGTCGGACTTCTATACCGAGCAGGTCATCGCCGTGGACCTGGCCGGCAAGATCGAACAGATCTGCCGCGTGCCGGAGCAACCCTCGGGCCTGGGCTGGCTGCCCGATGGCCGCCTGCTGATCTCATCCATGAAAGACCGCAAGGTGCTGCGCCGCGAGGCCGACGGCACGCTGGCCGTGCATGCCGACCTGTCGGCGCTCACGGGTGGCCCCATCAACGACATGGTGGTGGATGAGCAGGGCCGGGCATACGTGGGCAATTTCGGTTTTGACCTGATGGCTGGCGAGCCGGTCGCAACGACCACGCTGGTGCGGGTGGACACGGACGGCGTGGCGCAGGCAGTGGCTGAAGGGCTGTGCTTTCCCAACGGGTCGTTCATCACGCCAGACGGCAAGACGCTGATCGTCAACGAAACCTTCGGCAACCGGATCTCGGAATTCGACATCCTGCCGACGGGCGCGCTGGGTCCGCGCCGCGACTGGGCCAACTTCGGCGCGCTGCCGGATAGCGACGACCTGTCGGTGTTGATCGCCGCGTCGACCATCGGCCCGGACGGCGGGGCGCTGGACGCGGAAGGTGCGCTGTGGGTGGCGGACGCCATCGGCAAGCGCATCGTGCGGTTGGCGCGCGGTGGGCAGATCCTTGAACAGATCGACACCGGCGAGTTCGGCATTTTCGCGGCGGCCTTGGGCGGGCCGGATGGCTGCACGCTGTTCATGGCTGCCGCGCCGGATTTCATTGAAGCCAACCGCCGCGCCAAGCCCGAAGGCCGCATTCTGATGACCCGGGTGGACGTGCCGCACGCGGGCCGGCCTTGA
- a CDS encoding IclR family transcriptional regulator — protein sequence MATTETRFNQSLAKGFGILEAFSNHPGPLSLNELTELSGLDRSSTQRMLHTLVALGYLERGSNQRGYVLGKKILDRTFDFLRGHPLLERATPILEQLQQECGERVDLSLFDDLTIVYALRRQSKRQTFYATLVGRRMPTFSSSGGRAIMSHLADDEVDNILARSDLRPLTAKTITDPDLIRQRVREARVQGYAVCLEESMVGEIVLGSAVVDHSGRPMAAIHISGLLAEWTLDSFTQRFSSLAISAARALSGRPNRN from the coding sequence ATGGCCACAACCGAAACCCGGTTCAACCAATCCCTGGCGAAAGGCTTCGGCATCCTGGAAGCTTTTTCGAACCATCCCGGCCCGCTCAGCCTGAATGAGCTGACAGAGTTGTCAGGGCTGGACCGCAGCTCCACCCAGCGCATGCTGCACACGCTGGTGGCCCTGGGTTATCTGGAACGCGGCAGCAATCAGCGCGGCTACGTGCTGGGCAAGAAGATCCTGGACCGCACCTTCGACTTTCTGCGCGGCCATCCGCTGCTGGAACGCGCCACCCCTATCCTGGAACAACTGCAACAGGAATGCGGCGAACGCGTGGATCTGAGCCTGTTCGACGATCTGACCATCGTTTACGCGCTGCGCCGCCAAAGCAAGCGCCAGACTTTCTACGCCACGCTGGTGGGGCGCCGCATGCCGACGTTCTCGTCGTCGGGCGGCCGCGCCATCATGTCGCATCTGGCCGATGACGAAGTCGACAACATCCTGGCGCGCAGCGACTTGCGGCCGCTGACGGCCAAGACCATCACCGACCCCGACCTGATCCGCCAGCGCGTGCGCGAGGCGCGCGTGCAGGGCTACGCCGTCTGCCTGGAAGAAAGCATGGTGGGCGAGATCGTGCTGGGCAGCGCGGTCGTCGACCACAGCGGACGGCCCATGGCGGCCATCCATATCTCTGGCCTGCTGGCCGAATGGACGCTGGATTCCTTCACGCAGCGTTTCAGCTCATTGGCGATCTCCGCCGCGCGCGCGTTGAGCGGCCGTCCCAACCGCAACTGA
- a CDS encoding alpha-D-ribose 1-methylphosphonate 5-triphosphate diphosphatase, producing the protein MQSTYLTHARVVLPDRVLDNSAVLIDDGRIVAIEPDGARADRVVDLQGQTLLPGLIDLHCDAIEKEAEPRSRVLFPLDFAVAQVDRRNAAAGITTPYHALSFANKDLGVRNNQTAAEVVRTLRAFRSHSLVDNRVHCRYEVTDDTSVPVLRALMEEGAVDLLSVMDHSPGQGQFKTLESYLQYMMGNHAMSREQAEEAANAKTRAKDGAVERVKTLLAHAKTLGIPTASHDDDSVQRIATMRNLGVAMSEFPITLDTARAAVSCGLPTILGAPNVLRGQSQSGSMRAIDAIRAGVASCLCSDYQPSTLIAAAYAVAAQTDLSWPQAIALVTANPADACGLSDRGRIAVGLRADLVAVAQVGALPLISHTWSAGRLVFSTHYQPSRALAAASPQPQRVAA; encoded by the coding sequence ATGCAAAGCACCTATCTGACCCACGCGCGCGTGGTGCTGCCCGACCGCGTACTGGACAACAGCGCGGTGCTGATCGATGACGGCCGCATCGTCGCCATCGAACCCGACGGCGCGCGCGCGGACCGCGTGGTTGATCTGCAGGGCCAGACCCTCTTGCCGGGCTTGATCGACCTGCATTGCGACGCCATCGAGAAGGAAGCCGAACCCCGTTCGCGCGTGCTGTTTCCCCTGGACTTCGCCGTGGCCCAGGTCGACCGCCGCAACGCCGCGGCCGGCATCACCACGCCCTACCATGCGCTGTCGTTCGCGAACAAGGATTTGGGCGTGCGCAACAACCAGACGGCGGCCGAAGTGGTGCGCACGCTGCGTGCGTTCCGCTCGCATAGCCTGGTGGATAACCGTGTGCATTGCCGCTACGAAGTCACCGACGACACCTCGGTGCCGGTGTTGCGCGCGCTGATGGAAGAGGGCGCGGTGGACCTGTTGTCGGTCATGGACCATTCGCCGGGGCAGGGCCAGTTCAAGACGCTGGAGTCCTACCTGCAATACATGATGGGCAACCATGCGATGAGCCGCGAGCAGGCCGAAGAAGCCGCCAACGCCAAGACGCGCGCGAAGGATGGCGCGGTGGAGCGGGTAAAGACCCTGTTGGCGCACGCGAAGACGCTAGGCATCCCCACCGCCAGCCATGACGACGATTCGGTTCAACGCATTGCCACCATGCGCAACCTGGGCGTGGCGATGAGCGAATTTCCGATCACGCTGGATACCGCCCGCGCGGCGGTGTCTTGCGGCCTGCCCACGATTCTGGGGGCGCCGAACGTGCTGCGCGGCCAGAGCCAAAGCGGGTCGATGCGAGCCATCGACGCCATCCGCGCGGGCGTGGCCAGTTGCCTGTGTTCGGACTACCAGCCGTCCACGCTGATCGCCGCGGCCTACGCGGTGGCGGCGCAGACCGACCTGAGCTGGCCGCAGGCGATTGCGCTGGTCACGGCGAACCCCGCGGACGCCTGCGGCCTGTCGGACCGGGGCCGCATTGCCGTGGGCCTGCGCGCCGATCTGGTGGCGGTGGCGCAGGTGGGGGCCTTGCCATTGATCAGTCACACCTGGTCGGCCGGCCGGCTGGTATTCTCCACGCACTATCAGCCGTCGCGCGCGCTCGCGGCGGCGTCACCCCAGCCGCAACGGGTGGCGGCCTGA
- a CDS encoding MOSC domain-containing protein translates to MNPIVIAVALSATHTFSKPVVPTIMLLRGLGVDGDAHQGVTVKHRSRVRADPTQPNLRQVHLIQAELHDELQLAGFNVAEGTMGENITTRGIDLLALPRGARLRIGADAVVEITGLRNPCVQLDQYQKGLTGAVLGRNPDGSLQRRAGVMGIVVEGGAVSPGDPIRAELPALPHFPLERV, encoded by the coding sequence ATGAATCCGATCGTGATTGCCGTGGCGCTGAGCGCCACGCACACGTTCAGCAAGCCTGTGGTGCCCACGATCATGCTGTTGCGCGGGCTGGGGGTGGATGGCGACGCGCATCAGGGGGTGACCGTCAAGCATCGCTCGCGCGTGCGCGCCGACCCTACGCAGCCGAACCTGCGCCAGGTGCATTTGATTCAAGCCGAGCTGCATGACGAGCTGCAACTGGCCGGTTTCAACGTCGCCGAAGGCACGATGGGCGAAAACATCACCACCCGGGGTATCGATCTGCTGGCCTTGCCACGCGGCGCGCGCCTGCGCATCGGCGCCGATGCGGTGGTCGAGATCACCGGGCTGCGCAATCCCTGCGTGCAGTTGGACCAGTATCAGAAGGGCTTGACGGGCGCCGTGCTGGGCCGCAATCCCGATGGCAGCCTGCAACGCCGCGCCGGCGTCATGGGGATTGTGGTGGAGGGCGGGGCGGTCAGCCCCGGCGACCCCATCCGGGCCGAGCTTCCCGCACTGCCGCATTTTCCGCTGGAACGGGTGTAG
- a CDS encoding ABC transporter substrate-binding protein, with the protein MKCNIVRRALTRGMLATVFTATFATTAIAASPSADLQPQYGGVLTAILNPEPPNLNVAMQQVGTTQMVAGKVYESLLTYSFDLKPQPSLAKSWEVSDDQLTYTFHLQPNAQWHDGKPFTSADVVFSYKQVLANTPRTRALMRYIQDITAPDEHTVVFKLKERYSAFLYAFDIGGGVILPKHLFDVDTPMAQNPHNNAPIGTGPFKFKRWERGSYIELVKNKHYWKEGRPYLDGIIYRVIPDAASRRLALEQRTVQQAWLQDIEPFDMPRVAKLPHINVTQKGYEYWSTLHWIEMNGARKPMDDKRFRQAVMYAIDRDFIAKRIMFGMGTVSTGPFHRNTRFYDPNIKQYPYDPKKAIALLDEMGLKPDANGVRVKLGLIPNPYGEMQRRIAEYTKQSLGKVGIAIDIESTDVGGWTTRMGNWDFDMAYNGVFQYGDPAIGVSRTYVSSNIKKGLAFTNTSQYRNPKVDALFDQAATAPTDEERQRLYTEVQKILAEDVPLAWIDDTNYSTYLDTRVHGAITTGLGAVGSYADAWLAPK; encoded by the coding sequence TTGAAGTGCAATATCGTCCGCCGCGCCCTGACGCGGGGCATGCTGGCCACTGTATTTACCGCCACATTCGCCACCACCGCCATCGCCGCCTCGCCCTCGGCCGATCTTCAGCCGCAATACGGCGGTGTGCTGACCGCCATCCTGAACCCCGAGCCGCCCAACCTGAACGTGGCCATGCAGCAGGTGGGCACCACGCAGATGGTGGCGGGCAAGGTCTACGAAAGCCTGTTGACCTATTCGTTCGACCTGAAGCCGCAACCCAGCCTGGCCAAGTCCTGGGAAGTGTCAGACGATCAATTGACCTACACCTTCCATCTGCAGCCCAACGCGCAATGGCACGACGGCAAGCCCTTCACCTCGGCGGACGTGGTGTTTTCGTACAAGCAGGTGCTGGCCAATACGCCGCGCACGCGCGCGCTGATGCGCTACATCCAGGACATCACCGCGCCCGACGAGCACACCGTGGTCTTCAAGCTGAAGGAACGCTATTCGGCGTTCCTGTATGCGTTCGACATTGGCGGCGGCGTGATCCTGCCCAAGCACCTGTTCGACGTCGATACGCCCATGGCGCAGAACCCGCACAACAATGCCCCAATCGGCACCGGCCCGTTCAAGTTCAAGCGTTGGGAACGTGGGTCCTACATTGAACTGGTCAAGAACAAGCATTACTGGAAGGAAGGCCGGCCCTACCTGGACGGCATCATTTACCGTGTGATTCCGGACGCGGCCTCGCGCCGCCTGGCCCTGGAACAGCGCACCGTACAGCAGGCCTGGCTGCAAGACATCGAACCCTTCGACATGCCGCGCGTGGCCAAACTGCCGCACATCAACGTCACGCAAAAGGGCTATGAGTATTGGTCCACGCTGCACTGGATTGAAATGAACGGCGCGCGCAAGCCCATGGACGACAAGCGCTTTCGGCAGGCGGTCATGTACGCCATCGATCGCGATTTCATCGCCAAGCGCATCATGTTCGGCATGGGCACCGTGTCCACGGGTCCGTTCCATCGCAACACGCGCTTTTACGACCCCAACATCAAGCAGTATCCGTATGACCCAAAAAAGGCCATCGCCCTGCTCGACGAAATGGGCCTGAAGCCGGACGCCAATGGCGTGCGCGTGAAGCTGGGGCTGATCCCCAACCCCTACGGCGAAATGCAGCGACGCATTGCCGAATACACCAAGCAAAGCCTGGGCAAGGTCGGCATCGCGATCGACATCGAAAGCACCGACGTGGGCGGCTGGACCACGCGCATGGGCAACTGGGATTTCGACATGGCCTACAACGGCGTATTCCAGTACGGCGACCCGGCGATCGGCGTGTCGCGCACTTACGTCAGCAGCAACATCAAGAAGGGGCTGGCCTTCACCAACACCTCGCAATACCGCAACCCCAAGGTGGACGCGCTCTTTGACCAGGCCGCCACGGCGCCCACGGACGAGGAACGCCAACGCCTGTACACCGAGGTCCAGAAAATTCTGGCGGAAGACGTGCCCCTGGCCTGGATCGACGACACCAATTACTCCACCTACCTGGACACGCGGGTGCACGGCGCCATCACGACCGGGCTGGGCGCCGTGGGCAGTTACGCCGACGCCTGGCTGGCGCCGAAGTAG
- the phnK gene encoding phosphonate C-P lyase system protein PhnK, translating to MNPQLHPQPLLSVRNMTRTWDGVHGCRDVSFDLFPGEVLCVVGESGSGKSTLLSAVSYQTQPDAGSVWYDTRDQGFIDLAALPGARLRLLSRTDWGFVRQNARDGLRMQVSAGANIAERLMAVGDRHYGDLRAVAGNWLQKMEIDAGRLDDTPVSFSGGMQQRLQIARNLVTHPRLVFMDEPTASLDVSVQARLLDLLRQLVTDLGLAAIVVTHDLAVARLLAHRTLVMRGGVVVESGLTDQILDDPQHPYTQLLVSSILQS from the coding sequence ATGAACCCCCAACTCCACCCGCAACCCCTGCTGTCCGTGCGCAACATGACGCGCACCTGGGATGGCGTGCATGGCTGCCGCGACGTCAGCTTTGACCTGTTTCCCGGTGAAGTTCTGTGTGTGGTCGGTGAGTCCGGCTCGGGCAAAAGCACCTTGCTGTCGGCCGTGTCGTACCAAACCCAGCCGGACGCTGGCAGCGTCTGGTACGACACACGTGACCAGGGCTTCATCGACCTGGCGGCGCTGCCCGGCGCGCGGCTGCGCCTCTTGTCGCGCACCGATTGGGGCTTTGTGCGGCAGAACGCGCGCGACGGCCTGCGCATGCAGGTCAGCGCGGGCGCCAACATTGCCGAGCGCCTGATGGCCGTGGGCGACCGGCACTATGGTGATCTGCGCGCCGTGGCGGGCAACTGGCTGCAAAAGATGGAGATCGACGCGGGCCGCCTGGACGACACGCCGGTGTCGTTTTCCGGCGGCATGCAGCAGCGCCTGCAGATCGCGCGCAACCTGGTGACGCATCCGCGCCTGGTGTTCATGGACGAGCCGACCGCATCGCTGGACGTGTCGGTGCAGGCGCGCTTGTTGGACCTGCTGCGCCAGTTGGTCACGGACCTGGGCCTGGCCGCCATCGTGGTCACGCACGACCTGGCGGTGGCGCGCCTGCTGGCGCATCGCACGCTGGTGATGCGCGGCGGCGTGGTGGTGGAAAGCGGGCTGACCGACCAGATTCTTGACGATCCCCAACACCCCTACACCCAGTTGCTGGTGTCTTCCATTTTGCAGAGCTGA
- the phnL gene encoding phosphonate C-P lyase system protein PhnL yields the protein MRATTPMIEVRGLGKMFTLHNQGGIRLPVLDAVDFDAAAGDCLVLAGPSGTGKSTLLRCLYGNYLATEGSIRVRANDEWVELVGAPEQRILALRRDVIGYVSQFLRVIPRVSALDVVAEPLRMAGVDADAARDQAGALLQRLNVPPRLWGLAPATFSGGEQQRVNIARGFIARHPILLLDEPTASLDADNRRVVIELIHEALAAGRCLLGIFHDAEVRDAVATQTLALRPARAEPAETAEPAKTAALAQQEESCKAPI from the coding sequence ATGCGCGCAACCACTCCCATGATCGAGGTGCGGGGCCTCGGAAAGATGTTCACCCTGCATAACCAGGGCGGCATCCGCCTGCCCGTGCTGGACGCGGTGGATTTTGATGCGGCAGCCGGCGATTGCCTGGTGCTGGCAGGCCCGTCGGGCACCGGTAAAAGCACCTTGCTGCGCTGCCTGTACGGCAACTACCTGGCCACCGAAGGCAGCATCCGCGTGCGCGCAAACGACGAATGGGTCGAGCTGGTGGGCGCGCCCGAGCAACGCATTCTGGCCTTGCGCCGCGACGTCATCGGCTATGTCAGCCAGTTCCTGCGGGTAATTCCGCGCGTGTCCGCGCTGGATGTGGTGGCCGAGCCGCTGCGCATGGCGGGCGTGGACGCAGACGCCGCGCGTGATCAGGCCGGCGCCTTGTTGCAACGCTTGAACGTGCCGCCGCGCTTGTGGGGTCTGGCGCCCGCCACGTTCTCGGGCGGTGAGCAGCAGCGCGTGAACATCGCGCGTGGCTTCATTGCGCGCCATCCCATCTTGCTGCTGGATGAACCCACGGCATCGCTGGACGCCGACAACCGGCGCGTGGTGATCGAGCTGATCCACGAAGCCCTGGCGGCTGGCCGCTGCCTGCTGGGCATTTTTCACGACGCCGAGGTGCGCGACGCCGTCGCCACGCAGACCCTGGCGCTGCGGCCCGCGCGGGCCGAGCCGGCTGAGACGGCTGAGCCCGCCAAGACGGCCGCGCTGGCCCAACAGGAGGAATCATGCAAAGCACCTATCTGA
- a CDS encoding alpha-D-ribose 1-methylphosphonate 5-phosphate C-P-lyase PhnJ, which translates to MSAQHATVERDDHYNFAYLDESTKRMLRRALLKAVAIPGYQVPFGSREMPLPYGWGTGGIQVTAAIIGQDDVLKVIDQGSDDTTNAINIRRFFGRVTGVATTESTPDATIVQTRHRIPETPLREGQVMVYQVPIPEPLRWLEPSETETRTMHALAEYGGMHVKLYEDIAQHGHIATTYDYPVIVNDRYMMRPSPIPKFDNPKLDGNPALMLFGAGREKRVYAVPPYTRVKSLDFDDHPFTVETWTECCDLCGSRDSYLDEIILDDAGTRRFVCSDTEYCNHRQAQQRNDEATA; encoded by the coding sequence ATGAGCGCACAACACGCCACGGTCGAACGCGACGACCACTACAACTTTGCGTATCTCGATGAATCCACCAAGCGCATGCTGCGCCGCGCGCTGCTCAAGGCGGTGGCCATTCCCGGCTACCAGGTGCCGTTCGGCAGCCGCGAGATGCCGCTGCCTTATGGCTGGGGCACGGGCGGCATCCAGGTCACGGCGGCCATCATCGGCCAGGACGACGTGCTGAAGGTCATTGACCAAGGATCGGACGACACCACCAACGCCATCAATATCCGCCGTTTCTTTGGCCGCGTCACGGGCGTGGCCACGACCGAGTCCACGCCGGACGCCACCATCGTGCAGACGCGCCACCGCATCCCCGAAACGCCGCTGCGCGAAGGGCAGGTGATGGTTTACCAGGTGCCGATTCCAGAACCGCTGCGCTGGCTTGAACCCAGCGAAACCGAAACCCGCACAATGCACGCGCTGGCCGAATACGGCGGCATGCACGTCAAGCTGTACGAAGACATCGCGCAGCACGGCCACATCGCCACCACCTACGACTATCCCGTCATCGTGAACGACCGCTACATGATGCGCCCGTCGCCCATCCCGAAGTTCGACAACCCCAAGCTGGACGGCAACCCGGCGCTGATGCTGTTCGGCGCCGGCCGCGAAAAGCGCGTCTACGCCGTGCCGCCGTACACCCGCGTCAAAAGCCTGGACTTCGACGATCACCCCTTCACCGTGGAAACCTGGACCGAATGCTGCGACCTGTGCGGATCGCGCGACAGCTATCTGGATGAAATCATCCTGGACGACGCGGGCACGCGCCGCTTCGTGTGTTCGGACACGGAATACTGCAACCACCGCCAAGCGCAACAACGCAACGACGAGGCCACGGCATGA